The sequence below is a genomic window from Brevibacillus agri.
ACACGCATCGTCCGAAGCGGATTCGCGGACCGCCGCCAGTCTGTTGTTTTTTGGCACAGGCAAGAACAGGCACGGCAAAAAAACAAACGGACGTGACGGTTTCGCTGATCGCAAGCGGTTGCTGCCGCTTCGCCGGAAAACGGCGAGCCGCCTGTCACAAAAAAAAGGTGGTAGCAGACGATGAGAAGTGAACGAGAAATGATGGAGCTGGTGCTGGACTTCGCGCGCGCAGACGAACGGATTCGCGCCGTGACGCTGGAAGGCTCGCGGAGCAACCCGCGCGCTCCGAAAGATATGTTTCAGGATTACGACATCAGCTATCTTGTCACAGACATGCAATCGTTTTTGGATGACCCTGACTGGATTGATGTGTTTGGCGAGCGAATCATTTTGCAAACGCCCGAAGATATGGCGATGTTTCCGCCAGACCTGGGCAGACGCTTTTCCTACCTGATGCTGTTTACGGACGGCAACCGGATCGACCTGACCTTGATTCCGCTGGACGAAAAGGACGAGTACTGCCGGGAGGACAAGCTGCTGCGCGTGTTGCTGGACAAAGATCAATGCTTGCCGGAGGTGCCGCCGTCGACGGACGAGGACTACTGGGTGAAGCGGCCTTCCGCGGAATACTTCCGCGACTGCTGCAACGAATTTTGGTGGGTCTCGACGTACGTGGCAAAAGGCTTGTGGCGACGGGAAATTTTGTTTGCCATCGAGTATCTGGAGCGCTACGTCCGGCCGATGTTGATGAAAATGGTCGAGTGG
It includes:
- a CDS encoding aminoglycoside 6-adenylyltransferase, whose protein sequence is MRSEREMMELVLDFARADERIRAVTLEGSRSNPRAPKDMFQDYDISYLVTDMQSFLDDPDWIDVFGERIILQTPEDMAMFPPDLGRRFSYLMLFTDGNRIDLTLIPLDEKDEYCREDKLLRVLLDKDQCLPEVPPSTDEDYWVKRPSAEYFRDCCNEFWWVSTYVAKGLWRREILFAIEYLERYVRPMLMKMVEWRVGIQTDFSVSIGKGGKYLEAHLTAERWQKLLSTYPGGSYEGVWAALFAMGELFREVANEVAAALGYAYPQGDDERVTHYLQRVSRLAPDATEIF